A single region of the Cronobacter condimenti 1330 genome encodes:
- the gorA gene encoding glutathione-disulfide reductase produces MTRHYDYLAIGGGSGGIASVNRAAMYGQKCALIEAKALGGTCVNVGCVPKKVMWHAAQIAEAIHLYGPDYGFDTTVNHFDWQKLVASRTAYIDRIHTSYDNVLGKNNVDVIHGFARFVDAHTVEVNGERITADHILIATGGRPGHPAIPGAEYGIDSDGFFALPALPKRVAVVGAGYIAVELAGVINALGAQTHLFVRKHAPLRTFDPMLSETLLEVMQAEGPQLHTHATPTAVVKNSDGSLTLTLEDGRSEMVDALIWAIGREPETDNFNLTATGVKTNEKGYIIVDKYQNTSVPGIYAVGDNTGAVELTPVAVAAGRRLSERLFNNKPEEHLDYSNIPTVVFSHPPIGTVGLTEPQAREQYGDAQVKVYKSSFTAMYTAVTSHRQPCRMKLVCVGPEEKIVGIHGIGFGMDEMLQGFAVALKMGATKKDFDNTVAIHPTAAEEFVTMR; encoded by the coding sequence ATGACCAGACACTACGACTACCTCGCCATCGGCGGCGGCAGTGGCGGTATCGCTTCTGTCAACCGCGCCGCTATGTACGGCCAGAAATGCGCCCTGATTGAAGCCAAAGCGCTGGGCGGCACCTGCGTCAACGTTGGCTGCGTACCGAAAAAAGTCATGTGGCACGCCGCGCAAATCGCTGAAGCTATCCATCTCTACGGCCCGGACTACGGCTTTGACACCACCGTCAACCATTTCGACTGGCAGAAGCTGGTGGCGAGCCGCACCGCCTATATCGACCGTATCCACACCTCTTACGACAACGTACTTGGCAAAAACAATGTGGATGTCATTCACGGCTTCGCGCGTTTTGTTGATGCACATACCGTGGAAGTGAACGGCGAGCGGATCACCGCCGATCACATTCTGATCGCGACCGGCGGTCGTCCAGGCCATCCGGCTATTCCTGGCGCGGAATATGGTATCGACTCCGACGGCTTCTTCGCACTGCCCGCGCTGCCGAAACGCGTGGCGGTAGTAGGCGCGGGTTATATCGCGGTAGAACTGGCAGGCGTCATTAATGCGCTGGGCGCACAAACGCATCTGTTTGTGCGTAAACACGCGCCACTGCGCACCTTTGACCCAATGCTGTCTGAAACGCTGCTAGAAGTGATGCAGGCCGAAGGCCCGCAGTTGCATACCCATGCGACGCCGACCGCCGTGGTGAAAAACAGCGACGGCAGCCTGACGCTGACGCTGGAAGATGGCCGTTCAGAAATGGTCGATGCGCTGATTTGGGCGATTGGCCGTGAGCCGGAAACCGACAATTTCAACCTGACGGCAACGGGCGTAAAGACTAATGAAAAAGGCTATATCATCGTCGATAAATACCAGAATACCAGCGTACCTGGCATTTATGCCGTGGGTGATAACACCGGCGCGGTCGAACTGACGCCAGTTGCGGTTGCGGCAGGCCGTCGTCTTTCCGAGCGCCTGTTTAACAACAAGCCGGAAGAGCATCTGGACTACAGCAACATTCCGACCGTGGTGTTCAGCCACCCGCCTATCGGCACCGTCGGGCTCACCGAGCCGCAGGCGCGCGAGCAATATGGCGATGCGCAGGTGAAAGTGTATAAATCGTCCTTTACCGCGATGTACACCGCCGTCACTTCACACCGTCAGCCGTGCCGCATGAAGCTGGTGTGCGTCGGGCCGGAGGAGAAAATCGTCGGCATCCACGGCATCGGTTTCGGCATGGACGAAATGTTGCAGGGCTTCGCGGTGGCGCTGAAGATGGGCGCGACCAAAAAAGACTTCGACAACACGGTCGCTATCCACCCGACCGCCGCAGAAGAGTTTGTCACCATGCGTTAA